The Desulfobulbaceae bacterium genome has a segment encoding these proteins:
- a CDS encoding response regulator — DGVEGLAHVKQSIPAGIVLDLMMPRVDGFQVLEQIRSRPETAIIPVLILTAKEITASERAKLTNNNVQQLIQKGAADREQLIASVKRLVATPQNQLKKPAAKPARSGPGRILMVEDNADNRLTIAAIIEEEGCEILIAENGEQGVQMTGAKMPDLILMDNQLPMMSGIDAIKTLKKNPTTKPIPIIALTARAMKGDRENIMAAGADDYISKPINPDELQEKVRKWMG, encoded by the coding sequence AGACGGCGTAGAAGGGTTGGCCCATGTTAAGCAGAGCATTCCTGCCGGTATTGTCCTTGATCTGATGATGCCGAGAGTTGACGGTTTTCAGGTCTTGGAACAGATCAGATCCCGGCCGGAAACCGCCATTATCCCTGTGCTTATCCTCACAGCAAAGGAAATAACAGCCTCAGAACGGGCTAAATTGACCAATAATAATGTTCAGCAGCTGATTCAAAAAGGCGCAGCAGACCGCGAACAACTGATTGCCAGTGTGAAACGATTAGTTGCCACCCCGCAAAATCAACTAAAGAAACCGGCAGCCAAACCAGCACGATCGGGGCCCGGCAGGATCCTCATGGTTGAAGATAATGCCGACAATCGGCTGACCATTGCCGCTATCATCGAAGAAGAAGGCTGCGAGATCCTTATCGCTGAAAATGGTGAGCAGGGCGTGCAGATGACCGGGGCAAAAATGCCGGATCTGATTCTGATGGACAATCAACTACCAATGATGAGCGGCATCGATGCCATAAAAACTCTCAAGAAGAACCCAACTACAAAACCTATTCCAATCATTGCCCTCACCGCCAGGGCCATGAAGGGTGACAGAGAAAATATTATGGCAGCAGGGGCTGATGACTATATCTCAAAACCAATAAACCCTGATGAACTGCAGGAAAAAGTTAGAAAATGGATGGGCTAA